CCCAGGGCCACGGGGTGCCCGTGCTTGCCGCCGTACTCCGGGATGACCGCCCACTGGTCGCGGTTCACGGCTTCGACGAAGGCAGCGCGCAACCGGTCCACCGTCTCCAGGCGGGCGGGAGGATGGTCCACCAAGGCGACGATGGCGGCGTCGCGCCCGCGGTTCAGCACCTCGCTCAGCCCTACCTGAAGCGAACTGAACTGTCCGCGCTCGCTCTCGGGGTTCACCACCAGGAAGGCGCCCTTGCTGTAGACCAGGGGCTCGAGGGCGGCGGCGTTCTTGCCCGCCACCACGATCACCATCTCGGTGTAGGGATTCAGCAGGTCGATGGCGCCGCCCAGGAAGGTCGTGTCGTGCCAGGGCAGCAGGGCCTTGTCGCGGCCCATGCGGGCGGACTCGCCCGCCGCCAGAATGACCCC
This genomic window from Terriglobales bacterium contains:
- a CDS encoding nucleotidyltransferase family protein, with amino-acid sequence MARSPSFAGVILAAGESARMGRDKALLPWHDTTFLGGAIDLLNPYTEMVIVVAGKNAAALEPLVYSKGAFLVVNPESERGQFSSLQVGLSEVLNRGRDAAIVALVDHPPARLETVDRLRAAFVEAVNRDQWAVIPEYGGKHGHPVALGREIIEFFLKAPRTAIAREIEHAHQDRIQYLAVNDPLVVASVDTPEDYQRLIAGAAPSLGKS